A window of Strigops habroptila isolate Jane chromosome 5, bStrHab1.2.pri, whole genome shotgun sequence genomic DNA:
GACAAATTGCGAGTTGTTTTTTAGTAACAAACATGCatgtaaatttttttgtttcagtgagaCATTAAATAAGAACGTACAATACAATCATAGCAATTTTAAAGTAACATTAAAGAGAAGACctctatctttttatttatattctaCAATGGGTGTTCCACTTTTACCTATTGAGCTCAGTTAAGTAATGCACTTTATGATTCGTTGTCCCGCTTGAAGctaacataaataaatacagtgctCACGGATCCAGTCCTCAAATGAACACTATTTTAtaaaaagtctgattttttttgtttttgtttttttgtttttgtggggtttttttgtttttctttccaactttTATAAAGTTTTGCAGGGCTTCCTTCCCTCACCTCTAGACTCTGTGTTGTGTGTCAAAGCCCTGCTGCCTGCGCTCACTGGTACCCCAGGGCCGAGGCTGTGGTGAGTCTCTGCCCATAGAGTGCGTAAGGGGAGTAGTAGGGTCCGGTGGCGGCGGGCACGGGCACGGGGGCCCCGGGGGTGGGCAGGGGGCTCTTGGAGTACGGGTGGTAGCGGCTGCCGAGTCCCAATGCATGGTGTGGGCTGCGCAGGGCCAGCGTGCCCGGGCTGCCCGGGGCGCCCGTTGTGGGGATGTGCATGTGACATGCCATGGCCGCGGCCGCCGCGCTGGCCAGCGACGAGGAGCTGGGGTAGCTGGAGAGGAGTTTATCGGTGCCCGGGAAGGCAGTATGGGTCCGCAAGTGGCTAAGCAGCTCCTCCGAGGTAGCGAAGCGCTTGTCGCAGGGTCCGTTCGCTGACACCCAGTTGCAGATGTGTGGCTGGGGGTCGTTGGGGAGCATGAAGCCGTAGGGGTACAAAGGGTGGCCGGCCAGTGAGGGCGGCGTGGCGCCAGTCAGCGAGGAGTGGACGCTGTGCAAAGGGTGGGTGGGGTAGACGAGGGGGTATCCGGACTTGAGTGCCTGGTCATGGGCGCAGGAGGCGCCGGCGGCTCCAGCCAGGTGGCTGGCGCAGTGGTAGCTCAGGCAGTACGGGTCTCGGCACAGGCTCGCCGTCATCACCGACGGCGGCGACGCGCCCGCCAGCGGGCTCGACCCCGCCGgcttgctgcagcccaggctgctggcGGCGGCCAGCTGGGCCCCCACCAGGCTGGAGGATTTGGTGGGGTCCAGCGCCACTCCGTGCGGCAGGAACTGGGGCGGGTAGCCGGCGTAGGCTCCAGCCAGCGTCCCCGGATAACTCATGCCcgcgggggggagggggaagacGGTCTGGCCCGGCTTGTAGGGGGAGACGGGGGCCACGAGACCGGAGCCCAGGACGGaggtggaggaggtggcagtggTGCTGCTACAGGAGGAGGCGGAGTCCGAAGCGATGGGCTTGGAGCCCGGCGTGCTCTCCTGGTGCTGGTTGACCTCCACGTTAATCCCGGCACAGCTCACGCTAATCCGGCTGTGGCTGATGCTGGTGGTGCCCGGGCCTCCCTCCGAGCCAGAGTTGCCGCTCTTTCCACAGCCCTCCGAGTCCTTCTTGTCCTCTCCGCCTTTGCCCTCGGCCGGCAGCAGCCCCGGCGAGCAGGCGGAGGCGCTGGAGTTGGGGCTGCCTGTCCTTGGGGTGAACGGCTGGCAGGTGGCGCTCGGCACCCGGAATCCCGACTTCTCACCGGCCGCGACCCCCGCGGCGGGGGCGCCCGCGCAGCCCGCCGCCCCCGGCTCCTTCTTCTCCGCGCCCGGCTTCGAGTACGGCTTGAAGCTCGACTTGTCCTCCACGCCGATGTCGCTGAGCTTCAATGGGCCCGACTTGGAGTCCTTGTCACCTCCGGAGCCATTAGAGGTGACCGAGGAGAGTTTGGAGGAAGGGGACGGGTCCGGCTTCCCTATCTGCGAGCAAGTTTGTGCCAGAAGGGCCAGGGGACTCTTCTTCGCATCCAGCTGCGGAAATCAGAAGGACAAAGAAAGAGGTTTAATCGGGGACCGAGAAAAAGCCCGGGGCGTACCTAGGACACTTGTCCCGTACGGTTTTGCCGAGAACATCTTGGAAGCAATGAACAATTTTGCGCGCATTCATCACCCTGACAGCCCCTTCCCCTGCGTGCACCATGTTCCACAAAGCCTTTAAAAAGGGCTGGGGCTTTTAGTATCCCCGCAAGCCCACCGCGGCCGCCTTCAGTGTCCGCTGCTCCACCGGCGGCCCGGACAGCGCGGAGCTCGGCTCCTCGCCGTTCACTTCCCCGCCGCTCCGGCCGTGCGGGCGGACAAACCACCCGTGGACTGCAGCGGCTGCAGCATTTCTGCGCCCTGACTGCTGACACTATTTATAAACAGAGCCCGAGTTAGCCGGCTTCAGGGGAGAGGGGTGTCCTCGCTCCGCAGAGCCCTTAATGAAATCACTCGTCCCCACGGACACACCCTTCTCACCACCCGCTCCCTTCGAGTTTCGGTCTCGCAAACAGCGAGCGACGAACAGGGGGACCGACAACCTCGAAAAGAGAAAAGGGACGAATAGGGCCCTCAAAGTACAAGCGCGTGTCGGTACTTGAAAGGGAACGGTGGGGGAGCTGAAATAGTTATCCTCCTGCCGCACCCAGGCGTGAGCCTGTCCCTCTgcgcccccccccacccccccaaccGCTCCCTGCAAAAGCAAGGTTGTTCGGCACTCGGAGAGGTGCTGGTTGCGTAGCCGGATCGTGACCCCTGAGCGGGTCGTTTCTTTCCACTCACCCTCcaatcgggggggggggggggaaagaaaaaaaaaaaaaaaaaggctaaaaagagcaaaaccaaaaagttaATTTACACAGGAACGAGAAATTATCCCAGTAAACATGGAAACAACGATCAGGAGCGGTTCCTCCCACTAACTCTAGATCAAAGCAGCCCATTTCCCGGTGCAGGAGCGTTTCAAAGCGCAGGACGGTGCCGAGGGAGGCTGGCGGGGCCGCCATGTACGGCGAGTGCCCAAgcggggaggggagaaggaacCAGGGCCGGCTCCGAGGTCCTTACCTCGATGGGGCTGACGGGCGTGGAGGGTAGAGGCTGTAGGTATTCGGGGTGTAAAATGTGTCCAGTCCGCGCCGTAAGCATTTTCAAGACTTTGATGGGAAGGCGGTTGGCTTGGCGTAGCGGGTCCGAGGGGGGGACGGCGTGGAAGCAGGGCTTGGCGGCGGCGCTGCTGCCGTTATTCCCAGCGTGCCCGTTCGGCCCGGCGAGGTCGGCGGCGCTGCGGCGGGGGCTGCCTCCGGGCTcgctgaggctgctgctgcgcTTACTATTTCTTATAGCAGAAAGCGAGGGCGATGTGATCATGACCCAAAACCTCGCATGAAAACTGGGGCAAGTGGCGCCGCTCGCACTCGGAAACGTTCGCTCGCTTTCTGTGGGcgaggagggaaaaaagctgcACGCCCCCcgagcaggaaaacaaacataaaatgtcCCGTGTCTCTCTCTGGCGGAGAGGGCGTGGGTGcggagggggagggaaagggggagcCGGCCGGAgagaaataagaggaaaaaaaagccgAGTAATccttgggctgtgctgggggcgGGGTGGGGGCTGCTAGCGTGTGCCGCGGTCCCCCTCGGCCGCTCCCGGCTCCGCCGGCtggcgcggcgcggcgcggtgCGGAACGGAGCGCTCGCCTCCGCCGCTCAGCTGTGCTGCGAGCCGCTGCCCATCCAGCCCGGGATCTGGCAGAGAAACTCACTTCAAAAGCATCTGAATTAGTCTGAGATTAAAGCCTTTGCCGCCTTCCAATCAAATGGGACCCCGAGGTGATTGGAGGGTCAAGGGGATGTGACGTTCCCTtttctggggctttttttctctgtttttaatggTCTCTagctcctttccccccccccccccccccttctctttcttgtccgccttccttctcccctcccctccttccttgtTTTCGCTCCTAGGACGGGCTGGGCGTTAATTCTGTGTTTCACATCACGCGCTGCGAAcgtttttcttcctctgcagccgGCGCGGATCGCCTGGCAGCAGCGGGCGCCCATGGggccggggcggccgcggggccccACCGCCCCCCATTATCGAGTGCAGCTCCGCCGCACGCACAGCGGCCCGAGCACGGCCTGCTGCCGCCCGCCCGCCACGCACGGCGCTTACGGGCCCAGCCCGCGCACCCCCTCTTCCCTGGGGCAAGCCCGTGGGGACAGCTCAGTggcccccgccgcgccgcgtCCCTTCCAAGCCCCGAAGAAGGGCGCGGGCGCTTTTCTCGCCCCTCCCGCCTGACAACGCGGGGCTAGGCTCAGACGAGAACCTGCAGAGCGGCGGCCTGCACGtcgccggcggcggcgggcgggagctGAGGCGCTGCGGCGCGGCTTGCGGCGGCGCGGGGAGCACGGCGGGATTGGGGGAGGCCGGTCGTCACACGCGGGGCTGTCACGCACCGCTCGCCGCCGCCTTTCGGGTCTCTCCGCCCCGCCGTCAATTGTCAGTGCTCCCCAACCGCAATCAATCAGTTATTTGTCAGCCCCTGTCAATCCGCCGTTGATTTATGTCAGCTTTTGTTGCTGATTACAAGCCTGGTGTGACttgaagggggaaggagagagagagagaggaaggaaagaaaacagagggagAGACGGGCTCCTCGGGAGAAAAAGCCATTCAATTTACGGAATAAATCCTTCGAGTAAACTCGATTTGTGTGCCAGCACCCGGCAGCCCTCCCCGCACCGCGCTACTTTGCGCGGAGTCCGCGGTGTGGGGCCGGGGAGGGCTGCCGGGCTCTCTTTCCCTTGCCCTCCTCGTCCTCTTCGAAGAAGAGCCCTTCGTCCTGCACCCGCCGGGCTGGTCCCGTCGCCGTCACTGGGGGCCCTGGGGAGGCGGCCCCTCGCCTTAGCGAGTGTATCGTATCGGTTCGCCATTTAAGTGTTTGCTTTCGGCTAGGCTGTCTTGAGAACCTCGTGGGTGTGCATACGGGATCCACCTGGGCGTTATACGCATCCTGCTTTGTGTTTGTACGCTCCCGAAGCGTACTGAGTCTTCTGCCCCCAGCCCCGGTTTTTACCGTGCCGGCAGACGCCCCGAGCGGAGTCCGCAGCTCTTCTGTCGCTCCCCGgattgcctttttcttttctctttgtactTTGAATCCCACTATCCCCCCACCTCCTCATCCCATAACATTTTTTCACAGGCAAAATGTGTTAATCAATCTTTTACTTTTGTTTCCGGATCTGACATGGTGGCCCACACAATCTACAACATTAACAAAAAGGTCACTTAGAGATAAAACACGTTTGACAAGTGAAGAACAAGGCAAGTGCTTTAGGGGTCGCGTCCAATTCCTGACCTGGACTCCGACCAGAACAGGCGCTGATCCTGGAAGGGGTGGGCGAGAGGAAGGACTTTCACTTTCTCGCATTTATATCTGCTGAACCaagtcctttttcttcccttgaaaTACCGATCTCCCCCAGTCCCTAAACAGATGTGTCAGACAGCCTTTAATGATCTGCTCTTCGTAAGAGAGACCTCGTAAGAGGTAGACATAAGGCAGGTTTCCTAGATATGTGGTGTGTgttcctcccccccctcccccggtAAAGCGGTACCCTTTAAATCCTGCAGCCAAGTGAGTATATCTGCTGTCTTTTATTAAAACcactttactttttttaacgTAGTGTATAGAGCAGGGTAAATATGTGGAACTCCTCTAGCTTCAGAAAGATACAATTAATATTAacaaactttttaatttctgcattttctgtgaaagaatAAGGCTtactgccacaacttctcagtGGAAAGTCATAAACGTACTTTCATTTTGCAGTCTCCGCGGTCATCTTACAAGACCGTGAAAATTAAaaggggggtggtggtggtgaaagAAATTTCGCATAAAAACCGATATCGCAATAGGACTGACAGGATCCACAACTTGCCCTTAAGGAActcccccccacacacacacttccttTATATAGAGTGGAAGTGACTTGAATCTGCCCCAGGTTTTCCCccagttctttcttttgttgtcAAGTCCAATTGATAAATGGAGTGCAGTAAAActctggaagggaaaggaaaaaaaaaaggggggggggggggaaagctGAAACCTTCATTTGTGTTCATTTGCATTAAAGTGCTTGGAACAGCTGTTTTCCTTACAGGACCGGGGAGACTCCTATCTGTTTTCTCGTTGTATTTATCCTGCCTCCCAGGGTGAAAGACTAAAGATTAATTGTCTTAAGGTAGAGTCAGCTTTGGGAaggctcccccctccccattttcccttccctctctcttttcttgtaGAGGTGAGGGTGATTTCTGGAAAGGGTTGTTTTACTTGTGAGCCAGGGAAGCAAAGGCGATAGCCTGTACCTGTGTAAAACAGGCAGCGCACCGATGGGAAGAGcggagggaagaaaagggggaacAGCACGAACCTCGATCTTTCTGGCTGAAGTAGAAGCATCAGAGAGGGTAATTTAATTAGTAACTTCAGAGGACAGCTTTTTCTGTTCCCCCccctgttttttttccactcagcCTTTGAAATGAGATTTAAATCACACTCAGTACTGTATGTAGAAGCTTGTAAAAAAATCAGCCCCAAGACATCCCCTTCCCTTTGCCCCCTCCAGAGCGTTTCTGAGCTATGAGAGCTTATTCACTGCGCTCAACACACACGGGAACCGATTCCCAGCGAGGGTTTCAGAGTTGGGATACACACGCGtaggggcgggcgggcggcggggctgTAGCTTGGAAGCGGTGCGgagtttttgttttggctgCTGGGGGCTCCTTTCCTCTCTTGAGCCGAAGAAGAGGGATTCCGTCCCGGTCGCGAGGGACCTTTGCTTGCCGAGTCCGTGCAGGCGGTTTGCTGTTTGGCATTTACTTGTGTAATCTTGTTGAAGTTTTGGTGGCTGTTGTTTTTATtctccctaaaaaaaaaaaaaaaaagaaaaaaaaaaagaaaaaaaaaaaaaaaaggcagcaaaccACCAACACAGGAAAAGCGAAGGGTTGGAACCCGTCTTCTTcctcttaaaaaggaaaattgtaACTTAAAAAGAGGGAGAGCAAAGGAGGAATTAATTAACAAGTGCCAGTCCACACTTTCCTTTACCTACCAGCTATTGGCAAGCATGTCAAGTAGATTTTATTTGCACACAATggaaatgatttattttctcttaaaaaggaGTGGGCTGGCAGATATttgaggaggagaggagagcgagagaggaaaaaaagtttgaaaatgcCTTGAACTATTCACTGTCGAGATGGCTAATCAGTATTGAGGCTCGAGGGCACTCGGGCAGCTTTTCAATGCGGTTTTCCTTTCATCTCAAGCTGGATGGAGGCGCTCAATTAAAAGCCTATCAGTTTGTAAGTAAATCAACGCCTATCAAAGTTGTCACATCAAACAAAACGATTATTATTGCAGCCCGCCTCCCCTATTAATCTCCCTCTAAAATAATCCGCTTGACAGGTCAGGCTGGCGAGCTGTAAACCCTGGTCAGGATCAACCAAAAAACCCGGACTGACTGTTTTTCTCTCGGGAGAGGGAACTGCAGGAACATCGGCACCAGCGTGCCCGCTCTGCGAGCCCACTCTCCTGCCATTTACGTGTCAGGTTTTGTAGATCATGTTGGAAAAGGGCGTTTAGTCTTTTAAACTGAACGGCAACAACCCTACAGGccctttagattttttttcttgttctttccacCCCCTCTCTCGTCTACCGTTTAGAACAAGGTTAAGCTTTTAATTAACAGAAACGTAATTGCTGAGTTGTGTCTGGGCTATATTTCCACGCATAACGCAATTCAGCTACCTGTCTGTCCGTCCTGCGCGTCAAATTTATTTGCTCTGGTAGTGCTTGCGTTTCACTATCCACCTCAAGGCTTTTATGAAGATATGCATTGCAATAGGTTTTTGTAAACGGTGCatcccttttatttctctccccccccccccccgccccctttCTCCCAAGAATGATAGTACTTCGGATAAGAAATGCGATGGGTTATCAGAAATACCGTACCACCAATTCATACATTTGGgcagaagcagtatttttttttttccttttctttttccgTAAGACGAGACTGCATGTGCTCAGAGAGTAGCTGATGTATCTGCCCAGGTATCCGGCGGAGGGGTAGGGTACTTCTTCCAGAATGTCATTAAAGCAAATACTTTGAATGCTTGccaacagaaagaaagatttgCAAACCTCTCCCCTGTTTGCATagtactttaaaatatttacccTTATGATTGTAATTACTTTCCTAATATATATAAGCAATATATATTTTACTCTGCATGAGATATAGGTAATGGTTTCATAAGCATCGATAATTTGAGAGCCATCTTCTAAATAACAGCCACGTTTAACTGAATGTGAATTTTAGTTATCAGTGGTCTTTTTACTAAACGAGCAGaaaatcacttttctgtttgtttgtttgtttgcttactGCTTTCGGAAATATACCttcttctaaaatgttttcGAATAAGTTTGTCtgattttgttccttttgttaCGCTGAGATAAGGAACAGATTAATGCAcctaataaaaaaccccaaacctctctAAGCCCTTTGATAGACTCCCCTATTGACACTGTTTCCTGTAAGAGTGCGAAAATTTTTACTCTCGTGTTGAAACCCTCTTACCAACAGCTATTTTCCAAATCTATCCTCTTTTATGTTTGAGGTGTTTCTTATgcaaacagcttttattttaaataagccTTAAGGTAACTTTCTAGAGGGCGAGGGAGAGAGCAAGTCAAACGGGTGTGGTGGCACTGGAAAGGCTGAGTATATTTCCTCTTAAGTGCATGGAGATTTTTAGTGCCATTTCATGTTATTAACCGTACTACGATTAAAATGATCGAGCCCAATGCGAGTGAACACGTTTCCCAATTCATATGTATGTACTCGAAATGGCATTTGCTGCCTAGGCTTtaagagtggaaaaaaagagtctTTCAGCATCTGTAACACCTTGGTCTGATCACTGAATCTCAGCAATCATAAAGGCATCTCTGTGTTTATCTTCTGCGAAAGGCTGGAGGCTACGAGGGAGTATTATACCAACTAAGCACATATTTGGTTACAGTAATCCCTCAGAAATTAACCGTGGCACACAAATGGAGGCGATCTTTAGCTTCGTCACTTGGATTCCAAATGTCGAGTGTTTATTGACAACTTTGTTATGGAAACTGTGCGGATCAAGCAGATGCGTCTTCAACAGCGTGAGGAATAGCGTCTTTTGAGATGCGAGGATAAGTTTCAAGGATATGGCTGGAAAAGGCATTGGAACCCAAATAATTAACCTTATCTAAACACCCGAATGACAAATGAACAATAATTCTTGACGCAATTACAAGACGGCTACGTTTGGGCAGGGGGCAGGGGCAAGGAGAAGCATGTAATACATCTTAGCTATCTTCTTGAAAGAGTCTAGGTCCGCGATCCGAAAAGGTTAGAATAATCTTAATAACTATTAGCTTGTTTTCAGTCATCCCTAATGATGCATTTAGGTCTCCTCTAATCCCCACTGCTTTCATCTTTAGCTTTTTACACCCTAAAATTAATTCCACCTaaagtacatttttcattttgtactgtACTAGCGACGTGCAAATAATTTACATCAGC
This region includes:
- the ZNF503 gene encoding zinc finger protein 503, whose product is MITSPSLSAIRNSKRSSSLSEPGGSPRRSAADLAGPNGHAGNNGSSAAAKPCFHAVPPSDPLRQANRLPIKVLKMLTARTGHILHPEYLQPLPSTPVSPIELDAKKSPLALLAQTCSQIGKPDPSPSSKLSSVTSNGSGGDKDSKSGPLKLSDIGVEDKSSFKPYSKPGAEKKEPGAAGCAGAPAAGVAAGEKSGFRVPSATCQPFTPRTGSPNSSASACSPGLLPAEGKGGEDKKDSEGCGKSGNSGSEGGPGTTSISHSRISVSCAGINVEVNQHQESTPGSKPIASDSASSCSSTTATSSTSVLGSGLVAPVSPYKPGQTVFPLPPAGMSYPGTLAGAYAGYPPQFLPHGVALDPTKSSSLVGAQLAAASSLGCSKPAGSSPLAGASPPSVMTASLCRDPYCLSYHCASHLAGAAGASCAHDQALKSGYPLVYPTHPLHSVHSSLTGATPPSLAGHPLYPYGFMLPNDPQPHICNWVSANGPCDKRFATSEELLSHLRTHTAFPGTDKLLSSYPSSSSLASAAAAAMACHMHIPTTGAPGSPGTLALRSPHHALGLGSRYHPYSKSPLPTPGAPVPVPAATGPYYSPYALYGQRLTTASALGYQ